A segment of the Thermus sp. LT1-2-5 genome:
GAGGTCCTGGAGGCCAGGAGGCGGGGCCTGCGGGTCATCAGGCGCATGGAACTTTTGGCCCACCTCCTTGCGCAACAGCCCTCCTTGGGCGTCACGGGCACCCACGGGAAGACCACCACCACGGGCATGCTGGCGAGCATCCTCCTGGAGGCAGGGCTTGACCCCTGGGTGCTCCTTGGGGGGGAGCTTTCCCTCCTTCCCGGGAACGCCCGCTTCGGCCTGGGCCCTCGGCTGGCGGAGGTGGACGAGTCGGACCCCCTCTTCCAAGGGGTGCGGGTAAGGGTGGCGGTGGCCACCAACCTGGAGAAGGAGCACGTGGCCCCCGAGGGAAGGAAGGCCCCCAACTACCACGAGAGCCTCGAGGCCCTCCTGGCCGCCATGGCTGGCTTCCTGGGGAAGGCGGAGGTGGCCGTCCTCCCCGCCCATGACCCCCTCTTGGCCCAGGCAGCCCATGGGCTCAGGCCCCTTCGCTTCGGGGAGGGTGGGGAGCTTTGGGCGGAAGGGGTGGCCCTAACGCCCACGGGAAGCCGCTTCCGCCTGGTCTACCAGGGAAAGGACCTGGGGGAGGCCAGGCTCCAGGTCCCCGGGGCGCACAACGTGAAAAACGCCCTGGCCGCCGCCTTGGCCGCCTTGGCCTTCGGGGTGGAAGAAGGGGCCATCCTCCGGGGGCTCGCCCGCTTCCCCGGGGTGGGGCGGCGCTTTGAGCGCCTGGGAGAGGTGCGGGGGGCGTTGGTGGTGGACGATTACGCCCACCACCCCACGGAGGTGCGGGCCACCCTCCAGGCGGCGCGGCTTCTAGGCCGGAGGGTTCGGGTCCTCTTCCAACCCCACCGCCTCCTCCGCACCCTGGAGCTTTGGGAGGCCTTCGCCGAGGCG
Coding sequences within it:
- the murC gene encoding UDP-N-acetylmuramate--L-alanine ligase, with translation MKRAHVMGIEGVGMSALARLLLEEGVAVTGCDLAPGKRAEALGVPVHRGHDPAHLGEEDTLVVPTPIPLDHPEVLEARRRGLRVIRRMELLAHLLAQQPSLGVTGTHGKTTTTGMLASILLEAGLDPWVLLGGELSLLPGNARFGLGPRLAEVDESDPLFQGVRVRVAVATNLEKEHVAPEGRKAPNYHESLEALLAAMAGFLGKAEVAVLPAHDPLLAQAAHGLRPLRFGEGGELWAEGVALTPTGSRFRLVYQGKDLGEARLQVPGAHNVKNALAAALAALAFGVEEGAILRGLARFPGVGRRFERLGEVRGALVVDDYAHHPTEVRATLQAARLLGRRVRVLFQPHRLLRTLELWEAFAEALLEAEEVVVLPVYTAGEKGEVSPEALSQRIAERLAALGQEARFLSPGEALAYAKATAGPEDLWLALGAGDVTELARRLVHEG